The Candidatus Bathyarchaeota archaeon genome has a window encoding:
- a CDS encoding HNH endonuclease has product MSYDYETLRRIYRKTKGRCRYCGKKLAWKNYGRPWAKAAWEVDHSIPISRGGTDHLNNLFPAYIRCNREKRDMTGTEFKRYLKRKYGI; this is encoded by the coding sequence ATGAGCTATGACTACGAAACTCTCAGACGAATATACCGTAAAACAAAAGGCCGTTGCCGATATTGCGGGAAAAAACTGGCCTGGAAAAACTACGGAAGACCATGGGCAAAAGCCGCTTGGGAAGTAGACCACAGCATCCCGATTTCAAGAGGAGGAACAGACCACCTAAACAACCTGTTCCCCGCCTACATTAGATGTAACCGTGAAAAACGCGACATGACAGGCACAGAATTCAAACGCTACCTAAAGAGAAAATACGGAATTTAA